A region of Oryzias latipes chromosome 18, ASM223467v1 DNA encodes the following proteins:
- the rcor2 gene encoding REST corepressor 2 isoform X4 — protein sequence MPSVMERSGAGVLSRSRAKTVTNGNSQPHSEEESSDEEHAHDSMIRVGGDYQAQIPEFKPDTPSGCSEKDQRSMLVWCPNSQLSDAMLDEYILMAKEKHGYNMEQALGMLLWHKHDVERSLADLANFTPFPDEWTIEDKVLFEQAFSFHGKSFHRIQQMLPDKLISSLVKYYYSWKKTRTRTSVMDRQARRLLNKREKDDSNDEVEEGEPASDSDFEVDTKKEAVKQNPSSTSSDKPTPSRSGPVKKESVGAQYRHHPLRSRRRPPKGMHLVQADIMALSASQDAGAVTVRQLDTHLVSLKRQVQSIKQTNSSLKQSLAEGLDSCKPAESVPKMNSRWTTEEQLLAVQAIRRYGKDFTAIAEVIGTKTAAQVSSFFVSYRRRFNLDEVLREWAAEQVATNRDQRDPRRSTEEMSSPEGASEEHEVKMEDSPPDPSSSSSPPSSTQTTSSLSQPPPLLRPAPPTGPPSLLRQPPPLQTRPLQSRAPHNHPPPPLIRPAVTASSSLRGSPPRSSSSSAATQMPPSLVGLKVEQPSSH from the exons ATGCCTTCAGTGATGGAGCGCTCAGGCGCAGGGGTCCTGTCCAGGAGCAGAGCCAAAACCGTTACCAACGGAAACAGCCAACCACACTctgaggaagagagcagcgacGAAGAGCACGCTCATG ACAGCATGATCCGAGTGGGAGGAGACTACCAGGCTCAGATACCAGAGTTTAAACCAG ACACTCCATCTGGCTGCAGTGAGAAGGACCAGAGGAGCATGCTGGTCTGGTGTCCCAACAGTCAGCTCTCTGATGCAATGT TGGACGAGTACATCCTCATGGCTAAAGAGAAGCACGGATACAACATGGAGCAG GCTCTAGGCATGTTGTTATGGCACAAGCACGACGTGGAGCGCTCGCTGGCTGACCTGGCCAACTTCACGCCCTTCCCAGACGAGTGGACAATCGAGGACAAAGTTCTGTTCGAGCAGGCCTTCAGCTTCCACGGCAAAAGCTTCCACCGCATCCAGCAGATG CTCCCCGACAAGTTGATATCCAGCCTGGTGAAGTACTACTACAGCTGGAAGAAGACCAGGACCAGGACTTCAGTGATGGACCGACAGGCCAGAAGACTGCTCAACAAGAGAGAGAAAGATGACAG TAATGATGAGGTGGAGGAAGGAGAGCCAGCCAGTGACAGTGACTTTGAGGTGGATACAAAGAAAGAG GCAGTGAAGCAGAACCCGAGCAGCACCAGCTCAGACAAGCCCACACCCAGCCGCTCTGGACCCGTCAAGAAGGAGAGCGTCGGGGCTCAGTACAGACACCACCCGCTCAGGTCGCGCCGCAGGCCGCCTAAAGGCATGCACCTGGTCCAAGCCGACATCATGGCGCTGTCGGCCTCTCAGGACGCCGGGGCGGTGACTGTCCGGCAGCTGGACACCCACCTGGTTTCTCTTAAGAGACAG GTTCAGTCCATTAAACAGACCAACAGCAGTTTGAAGCAGAGTTTAGCTGAAGGCTTGGACTCCTGCAAACCAGCTGAG TCTGTGCCTAAGATGAACTCTCGCTGGaccacagaggagcagctgctggCGGTTCAAG CTATTCGTCGTTACGGGAAAGACTTCACCGCCATCGCTGAAGTGATCGGCACCAAGACAGCAGCTCAG GTGAGCTCCTTCTTCGTGAGCTATCGGCGCCGTTTCAACCTCGACGAGGTGCTGAGGGAGTGGGCGGCCGAACAGGTGGCCACCAACCGAGACCAGAGAGACCCGAGGAGGAGCACGGAGGAGATGTCATCACCAGAAGGAGCGTCAGAGGAACATGAG GTGAAAATGGAGGACTCTCCTCCAGACCCCTCCAGCAGCTCTTCTCCCCCCTCTTCCACTCAGACCACCTCCTCCCTCTCCCAGCCCCCTCCCCTACTGCGCCCAGCTCCTCCAACAGGACCCCCGAGCCTCCTCCGTCAGCCGCCGCCTCTTCAGACCCGCCCCCTCCAGAGCAGAGCGCCGCACAACCACCCTCCTCCTCCGCTCATTCGACCCGCGGTCACCGCCTCTTCCAGCCTCAGGGGTTCCCCTCCCCGCTCCTCGTCTTCCTCCGCCGCCACGCAGATGCCCCCCTCGTTGGTCGGGCTCAAAGTGGAGCAGCCCAGCTCCCACTGA
- the rcor2 gene encoding REST corepressor 2 isoform X2 codes for MPSVMERSGAGVLSRSRAKTVTNGNSQPHSEEESSDEEHAHDSMIRVGGDYQAQIPEFKPDTPSGCSEKDQRSMLVWCPNSQLSDAMLDEYILMAKEKHGYNMEQALGMLLWHKHDVERSLADLANFTPFPDEWTIEDKVLFEQAFSFHGKSFHRIQQMLPDKLISSLVKYYYSWKKTRTRTSVMDRQARRLLNKREKDDRFQINDEVEEGEPASDSDFEVDTKKEAVKQNPSSTSSDKPTPSRSGPVKKESVGAQYRHHPLRSRRRPPKGMHLVQADIMALSASQDAGAVTVRQLDTHLVSLKRQVQSIKQTNSSLKQSLAEGLDSCKPAESVPKMNSRWTTEEQLLAVQAIRRYGKDFTAIAEVIGTKTAAQVSSFFVSYRRRFNLDEVLREWAAEQVATNRDQRDPRRSTEEMSSPEGASEEHEVKMEDSPPDPSSSSSPPSSTQTTSSLSQPPPLLRPAPPTGPPSLLRQPPPLQTRPLQSRAPHNHPPPPLIRPAVTASSSLRGSPPRSSSSSAATQMPPSLVGLKVEQPSSH; via the exons ATGCCTTCAGTGATGGAGCGCTCAGGCGCAGGGGTCCTGTCCAGGAGCAGAGCCAAAACCGTTACCAACGGAAACAGCCAACCACACTctgaggaagagagcagcgacGAAGAGCACGCTCATG ACAGCATGATCCGAGTGGGAGGAGACTACCAGGCTCAGATACCAGAGTTTAAACCAG ACACTCCATCTGGCTGCAGTGAGAAGGACCAGAGGAGCATGCTGGTCTGGTGTCCCAACAGTCAGCTCTCTGATGCAATGT TGGACGAGTACATCCTCATGGCTAAAGAGAAGCACGGATACAACATGGAGCAG GCTCTAGGCATGTTGTTATGGCACAAGCACGACGTGGAGCGCTCGCTGGCTGACCTGGCCAACTTCACGCCCTTCCCAGACGAGTGGACAATCGAGGACAAAGTTCTGTTCGAGCAGGCCTTCAGCTTCCACGGCAAAAGCTTCCACCGCATCCAGCAGATG CTCCCCGACAAGTTGATATCCAGCCTGGTGAAGTACTACTACAGCTGGAAGAAGACCAGGACCAGGACTTCAGTGATGGACCGACAGGCCAGAAGACTGCTCAACAAGAGAGAGAAAGATGACAGGTTTCAAAT TAATGATGAGGTGGAGGAAGGAGAGCCAGCCAGTGACAGTGACTTTGAGGTGGATACAAAGAAAGAG GCAGTGAAGCAGAACCCGAGCAGCACCAGCTCAGACAAGCCCACACCCAGCCGCTCTGGACCCGTCAAGAAGGAGAGCGTCGGGGCTCAGTACAGACACCACCCGCTCAGGTCGCGCCGCAGGCCGCCTAAAGGCATGCACCTGGTCCAAGCCGACATCATGGCGCTGTCGGCCTCTCAGGACGCCGGGGCGGTGACTGTCCGGCAGCTGGACACCCACCTGGTTTCTCTTAAGAGACAG GTTCAGTCCATTAAACAGACCAACAGCAGTTTGAAGCAGAGTTTAGCTGAAGGCTTGGACTCCTGCAAACCAGCTGAG TCTGTGCCTAAGATGAACTCTCGCTGGaccacagaggagcagctgctggCGGTTCAAG CTATTCGTCGTTACGGGAAAGACTTCACCGCCATCGCTGAAGTGATCGGCACCAAGACAGCAGCTCAG GTGAGCTCCTTCTTCGTGAGCTATCGGCGCCGTTTCAACCTCGACGAGGTGCTGAGGGAGTGGGCGGCCGAACAGGTGGCCACCAACCGAGACCAGAGAGACCCGAGGAGGAGCACGGAGGAGATGTCATCACCAGAAGGAGCGTCAGAGGAACATGAG GTGAAAATGGAGGACTCTCCTCCAGACCCCTCCAGCAGCTCTTCTCCCCCCTCTTCCACTCAGACCACCTCCTCCCTCTCCCAGCCCCCTCCCCTACTGCGCCCAGCTCCTCCAACAGGACCCCCGAGCCTCCTCCGTCAGCCGCCGCCTCTTCAGACCCGCCCCCTCCAGAGCAGAGCGCCGCACAACCACCCTCCTCCTCCGCTCATTCGACCCGCGGTCACCGCCTCTTCCAGCCTCAGGGGTTCCCCTCCCCGCTCCTCGTCTTCCTCCGCCGCCACGCAGATGCCCCCCTCGTTGGTCGGGCTCAAAGTGGAGCAGCCCAGCTCCCACTGA
- the rcor2 gene encoding REST corepressor 2 isoform X1 yields MPSVMERSGAGVLSRSRAKTVTNGNSQPHSEEESSDEEHAHDSMIRVGGDYQAQIPEFKPADTPSGCSEKDQRSMLVWCPNSQLSDAMLDEYILMAKEKHGYNMEQALGMLLWHKHDVERSLADLANFTPFPDEWTIEDKVLFEQAFSFHGKSFHRIQQMLPDKLISSLVKYYYSWKKTRTRTSVMDRQARRLLNKREKDDRFQINDEVEEGEPASDSDFEVDTKKEAVKQNPSSTSSDKPTPSRSGPVKKESVGAQYRHHPLRSRRRPPKGMHLVQADIMALSASQDAGAVTVRQLDTHLVSLKRQVQSIKQTNSSLKQSLAEGLDSCKPAESVPKMNSRWTTEEQLLAVQAIRRYGKDFTAIAEVIGTKTAAQVSSFFVSYRRRFNLDEVLREWAAEQVATNRDQRDPRRSTEEMSSPEGASEEHEVKMEDSPPDPSSSSSPPSSTQTTSSLSQPPPLLRPAPPTGPPSLLRQPPPLQTRPLQSRAPHNHPPPPLIRPAVTASSSLRGSPPRSSSSSAATQMPPSLVGLKVEQPSSH; encoded by the exons ATGCCTTCAGTGATGGAGCGCTCAGGCGCAGGGGTCCTGTCCAGGAGCAGAGCCAAAACCGTTACCAACGGAAACAGCCAACCACACTctgaggaagagagcagcgacGAAGAGCACGCTCATG ACAGCATGATCCGAGTGGGAGGAGACTACCAGGCTCAGATACCAGAGTTTAAACCAG CAGACACTCCATCTGGCTGCAGTGAGAAGGACCAGAGGAGCATGCTGGTCTGGTGTCCCAACAGTCAGCTCTCTGATGCAATGT TGGACGAGTACATCCTCATGGCTAAAGAGAAGCACGGATACAACATGGAGCAG GCTCTAGGCATGTTGTTATGGCACAAGCACGACGTGGAGCGCTCGCTGGCTGACCTGGCCAACTTCACGCCCTTCCCAGACGAGTGGACAATCGAGGACAAAGTTCTGTTCGAGCAGGCCTTCAGCTTCCACGGCAAAAGCTTCCACCGCATCCAGCAGATG CTCCCCGACAAGTTGATATCCAGCCTGGTGAAGTACTACTACAGCTGGAAGAAGACCAGGACCAGGACTTCAGTGATGGACCGACAGGCCAGAAGACTGCTCAACAAGAGAGAGAAAGATGACAGGTTTCAAAT TAATGATGAGGTGGAGGAAGGAGAGCCAGCCAGTGACAGTGACTTTGAGGTGGATACAAAGAAAGAG GCAGTGAAGCAGAACCCGAGCAGCACCAGCTCAGACAAGCCCACACCCAGCCGCTCTGGACCCGTCAAGAAGGAGAGCGTCGGGGCTCAGTACAGACACCACCCGCTCAGGTCGCGCCGCAGGCCGCCTAAAGGCATGCACCTGGTCCAAGCCGACATCATGGCGCTGTCGGCCTCTCAGGACGCCGGGGCGGTGACTGTCCGGCAGCTGGACACCCACCTGGTTTCTCTTAAGAGACAG GTTCAGTCCATTAAACAGACCAACAGCAGTTTGAAGCAGAGTTTAGCTGAAGGCTTGGACTCCTGCAAACCAGCTGAG TCTGTGCCTAAGATGAACTCTCGCTGGaccacagaggagcagctgctggCGGTTCAAG CTATTCGTCGTTACGGGAAAGACTTCACCGCCATCGCTGAAGTGATCGGCACCAAGACAGCAGCTCAG GTGAGCTCCTTCTTCGTGAGCTATCGGCGCCGTTTCAACCTCGACGAGGTGCTGAGGGAGTGGGCGGCCGAACAGGTGGCCACCAACCGAGACCAGAGAGACCCGAGGAGGAGCACGGAGGAGATGTCATCACCAGAAGGAGCGTCAGAGGAACATGAG GTGAAAATGGAGGACTCTCCTCCAGACCCCTCCAGCAGCTCTTCTCCCCCCTCTTCCACTCAGACCACCTCCTCCCTCTCCCAGCCCCCTCCCCTACTGCGCCCAGCTCCTCCAACAGGACCCCCGAGCCTCCTCCGTCAGCCGCCGCCTCTTCAGACCCGCCCCCTCCAGAGCAGAGCGCCGCACAACCACCCTCCTCCTCCGCTCATTCGACCCGCGGTCACCGCCTCTTCCAGCCTCAGGGGTTCCCCTCCCCGCTCCTCGTCTTCCTCCGCCGCCACGCAGATGCCCCCCTCGTTGGTCGGGCTCAAAGTGGAGCAGCCCAGCTCCCACTGA
- the rcor2 gene encoding REST corepressor 2 isoform X3: MPSVMERSGAGVLSRSRAKTVTNGNSQPHSEEESSDEEHAHDSMIRVGGDYQAQIPEFKPADTPSGCSEKDQRSMLVWCPNSQLSDAMLDEYILMAKEKHGYNMEQALGMLLWHKHDVERSLADLANFTPFPDEWTIEDKVLFEQAFSFHGKSFHRIQQMLPDKLISSLVKYYYSWKKTRTRTSVMDRQARRLLNKREKDDSNDEVEEGEPASDSDFEVDTKKEAVKQNPSSTSSDKPTPSRSGPVKKESVGAQYRHHPLRSRRRPPKGMHLVQADIMALSASQDAGAVTVRQLDTHLVSLKRQVQSIKQTNSSLKQSLAEGLDSCKPAESVPKMNSRWTTEEQLLAVQAIRRYGKDFTAIAEVIGTKTAAQVSSFFVSYRRRFNLDEVLREWAAEQVATNRDQRDPRRSTEEMSSPEGASEEHEVKMEDSPPDPSSSSSPPSSTQTTSSLSQPPPLLRPAPPTGPPSLLRQPPPLQTRPLQSRAPHNHPPPPLIRPAVTASSSLRGSPPRSSSSSAATQMPPSLVGLKVEQPSSH; the protein is encoded by the exons ATGCCTTCAGTGATGGAGCGCTCAGGCGCAGGGGTCCTGTCCAGGAGCAGAGCCAAAACCGTTACCAACGGAAACAGCCAACCACACTctgaggaagagagcagcgacGAAGAGCACGCTCATG ACAGCATGATCCGAGTGGGAGGAGACTACCAGGCTCAGATACCAGAGTTTAAACCAG CAGACACTCCATCTGGCTGCAGTGAGAAGGACCAGAGGAGCATGCTGGTCTGGTGTCCCAACAGTCAGCTCTCTGATGCAATGT TGGACGAGTACATCCTCATGGCTAAAGAGAAGCACGGATACAACATGGAGCAG GCTCTAGGCATGTTGTTATGGCACAAGCACGACGTGGAGCGCTCGCTGGCTGACCTGGCCAACTTCACGCCCTTCCCAGACGAGTGGACAATCGAGGACAAAGTTCTGTTCGAGCAGGCCTTCAGCTTCCACGGCAAAAGCTTCCACCGCATCCAGCAGATG CTCCCCGACAAGTTGATATCCAGCCTGGTGAAGTACTACTACAGCTGGAAGAAGACCAGGACCAGGACTTCAGTGATGGACCGACAGGCCAGAAGACTGCTCAACAAGAGAGAGAAAGATGACAG TAATGATGAGGTGGAGGAAGGAGAGCCAGCCAGTGACAGTGACTTTGAGGTGGATACAAAGAAAGAG GCAGTGAAGCAGAACCCGAGCAGCACCAGCTCAGACAAGCCCACACCCAGCCGCTCTGGACCCGTCAAGAAGGAGAGCGTCGGGGCTCAGTACAGACACCACCCGCTCAGGTCGCGCCGCAGGCCGCCTAAAGGCATGCACCTGGTCCAAGCCGACATCATGGCGCTGTCGGCCTCTCAGGACGCCGGGGCGGTGACTGTCCGGCAGCTGGACACCCACCTGGTTTCTCTTAAGAGACAG GTTCAGTCCATTAAACAGACCAACAGCAGTTTGAAGCAGAGTTTAGCTGAAGGCTTGGACTCCTGCAAACCAGCTGAG TCTGTGCCTAAGATGAACTCTCGCTGGaccacagaggagcagctgctggCGGTTCAAG CTATTCGTCGTTACGGGAAAGACTTCACCGCCATCGCTGAAGTGATCGGCACCAAGACAGCAGCTCAG GTGAGCTCCTTCTTCGTGAGCTATCGGCGCCGTTTCAACCTCGACGAGGTGCTGAGGGAGTGGGCGGCCGAACAGGTGGCCACCAACCGAGACCAGAGAGACCCGAGGAGGAGCACGGAGGAGATGTCATCACCAGAAGGAGCGTCAGAGGAACATGAG GTGAAAATGGAGGACTCTCCTCCAGACCCCTCCAGCAGCTCTTCTCCCCCCTCTTCCACTCAGACCACCTCCTCCCTCTCCCAGCCCCCTCCCCTACTGCGCCCAGCTCCTCCAACAGGACCCCCGAGCCTCCTCCGTCAGCCGCCGCCTCTTCAGACCCGCCCCCTCCAGAGCAGAGCGCCGCACAACCACCCTCCTCCTCCGCTCATTCGACCCGCGGTCACCGCCTCTTCCAGCCTCAGGGGTTCCCCTCCCCGCTCCTCGTCTTCCTCCGCCGCCACGCAGATGCCCCCCTCGTTGGTCGGGCTCAAAGTGGAGCAGCCCAGCTCCCACTGA